The Magnolia sinica isolate HGM2019 chromosome 10, MsV1, whole genome shotgun sequence genome includes a window with the following:
- the LOC131258043 gene encoding uncharacterized protein LOC131258043 has protein sequence MSQFPLHQEGGSHRDLESGGVHVPGPSRSQWNPAHLNLAPPSSEMIITIICMVWMILGFLLNLNYPINGGDFNKVLNALFHQNPISFYFIVIIGTAAFYLTSAWLMMIVGRFRPPMARNLALVILLLGVLSVTVLLNALLSNKFSWILWIFFAVTIWITLVMEGCERAIRWTDKIRMLVMQGCDRATRWTDKIRTSVVEGVERARQSQ, from the exons ATGTCTCAATTTCCCCTTCATCAG GAAGGGGGCTCTCATCGAGATTTAGAaagtggtggggtccatgttccGGGGCCATCAAGAAGCCAATGGAACCCTGCACATCTGAACCTTGCACCACCGTCGTCAGAAATGATTATTACGATCATCTGTATGGTATGGATGATCTTGgggttcctcttgaacctcaACTATCCAATCAACGGTGGTGATTTCAACAAAGTCCTGAACGCTTTATTCCATCAGAATCCGATCTCCTTCTACTTTATTGTCATTATCGGTACAGCAGCCTTCTACTTAACGTCGGCGTGGTTGATGATGATAGTGGGTAGATTCCGGCCTCCCATGGCCAGAAATCTCGCCCTCGTTATCCTGCTTCTTGGAGTGCTGTCCGTCACAGTGTTACTGAATGCTCTGCTCTCCAACAAGTTCAGTTGGATTTTATGGATCTTCTTCGCAGTAACCATCTGGATCACGTTGGTTATGGAAGGGTGTGAGCGTGCTATACGATGGACGGACAAGATTCGCATGTTGGTTATGCAAGGGTGTGATCGTGCTACCCGATGGACGGACAAGATTCGCACGTCAGTTGTGGAAGG AGTGGAACGAGCTAGACAGTCTCAGTGA